GGAAGGTTCGGCTGTTGGAATTGGCAATACGACAGACTTTCCAATGCGTTTATCAACGACAGGCTCCTTTCGCGCAGATGCTGACGGATTTCTCACAACGGAGTCAGGGCTCGTTCTATTAGGATGGCCAGCCAACCCAGACGGATCAATCCCAACGTTACCGCGTGACAGCTCCGGCGGTTTGGAACCTGTTCGCGTAGACACCAACCAGTTCGTTAGCGACCCTACGACTGCAATTCAGCTTTCGGTTAACCTTCCCGCGACAGAAACGGCGGCCGGTGCAACTGGCGATACTGAATCACTGTCGGTCGAATACTTTGACAACCTTGGGATCGCTGAAAATCTTTCCGTCAGCTTCGTCCCAACTGTTCCTGCAACGGGGTCGTCCAATACTTGGACCATGTTGATCGAAGACAGTGCCAGCGGTGGAGCAGTTGTTGGGAACTATACGCTTCAGTTTGACGATACCCCTGGGTTGGGGGGTCGCTTGTTGTCCGTTACGGACGCGGTCGGGGACCCTTATGACGCAGCTGATGGGACCATTACCGTCGCAGTTGACGGCGGTGATGTATCCATCGGCATTGGTGTTCTAGGCGAAGCAGGGGGGCTGTCACAATTGTCAGATGCTTTCGCTCCTGTGTCGGTCACGAAAGATGGCTCGCCAGTCGGCAACATGACCTCTGTTGAGGTCGACGCGAATGGCTTCGTACACGCATTCTTTGACACAGGCGTCTCGCGTACAATCTATCAAGTTCCAATCGTCGATGTCCCCAATGAAAACGGGTTGGTCACACAAGACCACCAAAGCTACACGGTGACGCCGGAAAGCGGGCCTTTCTACCTTTGGGACGCTGGTGATGGGCCGACCGGAGATATCGTAAGTTATGCCCGCGAAGAATCCGCCACTGATGTGGCTGGCGAACTAACACAGCTCATTCAAACACAACGCGCGTACTCATCCAACGCCAAGGTCATTCAGACCGTGGATGAAAT
This Octadecabacter temperatus DNA region includes the following protein-coding sequences:
- a CDS encoding flagellar hook protein FlgE; amino-acid sequence: MTISSSLNASVAGLASNASRLATISDNIANSSTYGYKRAEADFHSMVIDSGKGTYAAGGVRVTTQRLIDERGPLVSTSNPTDLAVRGSGMLPVTEGSAVGIGNTTDFPMRLSTTGSFRADADGFLTTESGLVLLGWPANPDGSIPTLPRDSSGGLEPVRVDTNQFVSDPTTAIQLSVNLPATETAAGATGDTESLSVEYFDNLGIAENLSVSFVPTVPATGSSNTWTMLIEDSASGGAVVGNYTLQFDDTPGLGGRLLSVTDAVGDPYDAADGTITVAVDGGDVSIGIGVLGEAGGLSQLSDAFAPVSVTKDGSPVGNMTSVEVDANGFVHAFFDTGVSRTIYQVPIVDVPNENGLVTQDHQSYTVTPESGPFYLWDAGDGPTGDIVSYAREESATDVAGELTQLIQTQRAYSSNAKVIQTVDEMLQETTNIKR